The Rhinoderma darwinii isolate aRhiDar2 chromosome 8, aRhiDar2.hap1, whole genome shotgun sequence genome has a window encoding:
- the NTMT1 gene encoding N-terminal Xaa-Pro-Lys N-methyltransferase 1, protein MRPLALSGGWSRRVAARCPGGKCHDFSIMSTGLVEDESQFYCKAKKYWKNVPPTVDGMLGGYGHISSIDINGSKKFLQKFLRDGPHKTGTSCALDCGAGIGRITKRLLLPVFKTVDMVDVTDEFLSKAKGYLGDDGKRIGDYYCCGLQEFVPEPNHYDVIWIQWVIGHLTDSHLVDFLKRCKAGLRPNGIIVIKDNMAHEGVIMDEVDSSICRDMDLVRRLIRQAGLAVLAQERQENFPEEIYHVFSIAMR, encoded by the exons ATGCGCCCTCTAGCATTGAGCGGTGGCTGGAGTCGGCGGGTGGCGGCGAGGTGTCCGGGTGGGAAGTGTCA CGATTTTTCCATCATGTCAACCGGCCTGGTAGAAGATGAATCCCAATTTTACTGTAAAGCCAAGAAATACTGGAAAAATGTCCCCCCCACAGTGGATGGCATGCTGGGAGGATACGGTCATATATCCAGTATCGATATCAATGGCTCCAAAAAGTTCCTGCAGAAATTCCTGCGA GACGGGCCCCACAAAACCGGCACCTCGTGTGCTTTAGACTGTGGAGCTGGTATTGGCCGGATCACCAAACGCCTCTTGTTGCCGGTCTTCAAAACAGTAGACATGGTTGATGTCACCGACGAGTTTCTAAGCAAAGCGAAAGGTTATCTGGGGGATGACGGGAAGAGGATCGGTGACTACTATTGCTGCGGATTACAAGAATTTGTCCCGGAGCCCAATCACTATGACGTTATTTGGATCCAGTGGGTGATAG GACATTTAACCGACAGTCACTTAGTGGATTTCCTGAAAAGGTGTAAAGCCGGCCTGAGACCGAACGGCATCATAGTCATCAAGGACAACATGGCCCATGAAGGAGTCATCATGGATGAGGTGGACAGCAGCATCTGCAGGGACATGGACCTGGTACGTCGCCTCATCAGACAAGCCGGCCTTGCGGTCCTGGCCCAGGAGAGGCAGGAGAACTTTCCTGAGGAAATCTACCATGTTTTTTCCATCGCCATGAGATAA